One window of the Actinomyces wuliandei genome contains the following:
- the fumC gene encoding class II fumarate hydratase, whose translation MPADAKTPEKTPGKALDQQDRPTSTRTETDSMGTVEVAADRYWGAQTERSLHNFDIGRETFVWGRPMIRALGVLKKSAALANAELGELPRDIADLIAAAGDEVIAGRLDDEFPLVVFQTGSGTQSNMNSNEVISNRAIEMAGGEIGSKTPVHPNDHVNRGQSSNDTFPTAMHIAVVSELAAMYPRVTQLRDTLDAKAKEFDDVVMVGRTHLQDATPITLGQVISGWVAQIDFALEGVRYADSRARELAIGGTAVGTGLNAHPRFGELCARKISEETGIEFTQADNLFAALGAHDALVLVSGALRVLADALMKIANDVRWYASGPRNGIGELIIPENEPGSSIMPGKVNPTQCEAMTMVATKVFGNDATVGFAGSQGNFQLNVFKPVMSWCVLESIQLLGDACVSFDTNCAYGIEPNTERIQANLETNLMQVTALNRHIGYDKASKIAKNAHHKGLSLRQSALELGFVTEEQFDAWVVPADMTHPSAAQE comes from the coding sequence ATGCCAGCAGACGCAAAGACACCAGAGAAGACACCAGGGAAGGCGTTGGACCAGCAGGACCGGCCGACCTCCACCCGCACCGAGACCGACTCCATGGGCACTGTCGAGGTCGCCGCTGACCGCTACTGGGGGGCGCAGACCGAGCGCTCCCTGCACAACTTCGACATCGGCCGGGAGACCTTCGTGTGGGGTCGCCCTATGATCAGGGCGCTAGGGGTCCTGAAGAAGTCGGCCGCCCTGGCCAACGCGGAGCTCGGCGAGCTGCCGCGTGACATCGCCGACCTCATTGCCGCGGCCGGTGACGAGGTTATCGCGGGCAGGCTTGACGACGAGTTCCCGCTCGTGGTCTTTCAGACCGGCTCCGGAACGCAGTCGAACATGAACTCCAACGAGGTCATCTCCAACCGGGCGATCGAGATGGCCGGGGGCGAGATCGGCTCCAAGACCCCCGTCCACCCCAACGACCACGTCAACCGCGGCCAGTCCTCCAACGACACCTTCCCCACCGCTATGCACATCGCGGTCGTCTCCGAGCTTGCCGCCATGTACCCGCGCGTCACCCAGCTGCGAGACACCCTGGATGCCAAGGCGAAGGAGTTCGACGACGTCGTCATGGTGGGGCGCACCCACCTCCAGGACGCCACCCCCATCACCCTGGGGCAGGTGATCTCCGGCTGGGTGGCCCAGATCGACTTCGCCCTGGAGGGTGTCCGCTACGCAGACTCCCGCGCCCGCGAGCTGGCCATCGGGGGGACCGCGGTGGGGACCGGTCTCAACGCCCACCCCCGCTTCGGCGAGCTGTGCGCACGCAAGATCAGCGAGGAGACTGGTATCGAGTTCACCCAGGCGGACAACCTCTTTGCCGCCCTGGGCGCCCACGACGCCCTGGTCCTGGTCTCTGGCGCCCTGCGCGTCCTGGCTGACGCCCTGATGAAGATCGCCAACGACGTGCGCTGGTACGCCTCTGGTCCACGCAACGGCATCGGGGAGCTGATCATCCCCGAGAACGAGCCGGGCTCGTCCATCATGCCCGGTAAGGTCAACCCCACCCAGTGCGAGGCGATGACCATGGTGGCCACCAAGGTCTTCGGCAACGACGCTACCGTCGGCTTCGCAGGCTCCCAGGGCAACTTCCAGCTCAACGTGTTCAAGCCGGTCATGTCCTGGTGCGTGCTGGAGTCCATCCAGCTCCTGGGTGACGCGTGCGTCTCCTTCGACACCAACTGTGCTTACGGGATCGAGCCCAACACGGAGCGCATCCAGGCCAACCTGGAGACTAACCTCATGCAGGTCACGGCCCTCAACCGCCACATCGGCTACGACAAGGCCTCCAAGATCGCCAAGAACGCGCACCACAAGGGGCTGTCCCTGCGCCAGTCCGCCCTGGAGCTGGGCTTTGTCACCGAGGAGCAGTTTGACGCCTGGGTGGTGCCTGCGGACATGACGCACCCCTCGGCGGCGCAGGAGTAG
- a CDS encoding nitroreductase family protein, with translation MTRNDVPDNDVPDPEPTNEVLSLLRQRRSVRAFTGEKVAQEDLTQILLATRQAPTSINAEGLSLVVLRDRDRIQAVADIANGQPQVAGANVVVVFVIDYYRTGLAAQQHQREQVVQRSAEGILVGAVDAGIALATFQTAAHSLGYATTAIGGIRNNPAALIELLGLPTHTFPVVASTLGVADRQKTPQVKPRVPLESYAMEEHYDAQVVKRGALVYDEVLRGWWDAQGMTQMGTWSQDTSSMYSRYYFPTVAATMEAQGFRFLDGPEESEGRGSEDGQGLGEATSRAGC, from the coding sequence ATGACGCGCAACGATGTCCCTGACAACGATGTCCCTGATCCCGAGCCCACCAACGAGGTCCTGTCCTTGCTGCGGCAGCGCCGCTCGGTGAGGGCCTTCACCGGGGAGAAGGTCGCGCAGGAGGATCTCACCCAGATCCTTCTGGCCACCCGGCAGGCTCCTACGTCTATCAACGCCGAGGGGCTGAGCCTCGTGGTCCTGCGTGACCGTGACCGTATCCAGGCTGTCGCCGATATTGCCAACGGACAGCCCCAGGTTGCCGGGGCGAACGTCGTCGTGGTGTTCGTCATCGACTACTACCGGACCGGGCTGGCGGCGCAGCAGCACCAGCGTGAGCAGGTGGTCCAGCGCAGTGCCGAGGGGATTCTTGTCGGTGCGGTGGACGCGGGTATCGCCCTGGCCACTTTTCAGACTGCGGCCCACAGCCTGGGATACGCTACCACCGCGATCGGCGGCATCCGTAACAACCCGGCCGCCCTCATTGAGCTGCTGGGGCTGCCCACTCACACCTTCCCTGTTGTGGCCTCCACCCTGGGTGTGGCGGACCGGCAGAAGACGCCTCAGGTCAAGCCTCGGGTTCCCCTGGAGTCCTACGCCATGGAGGAGCACTATGACGCGCAGGTGGTAAAGCGTGGCGCTCTCGTCTATGACGAGGTCCTGCGCGGCTGGTGGGACGCGCAGGGCATGACCCAGATGGGGACCTGGTCCCAGGACACCTCTTCTATGTACTCCCGGTACTATTTCCCGACGGTTGCCGCCACCATGGAGGCCCAGGGCTTCCGCTTCCTGGACGGCCCAGAGGAGTCAGAGGGCAGGGGGTCAGAGGACGGGCAGGGCCTTGGGGAGGCCACCTCCCGGGCGGGATGCTGA
- the nhaA gene encoding Na+/H+ antiporter NhaA, which yields MSATGADLSGLRESVDSYLRRRRRIRAFQTNETYAALALAVATLLALVWANVGHSYHDFWDTPASVSLGHVSVELTLHGWVDEGLMAVFFFMVGLDVRRDLTLGELRLPGRALLPVAAAVGGLVVPVVVFLAVAGGTEGSHAWGTVISTDTAFAIGMLALVGPRRAPRLRLLLMAFAVIDDIGALLVIAVFYTRSLNLVALGLAALGLVAVWLLARWGVWRVPPYLVLGVAIWYALYRSGVHATLAGVLIALLMPVYSLRRSDVDGAVEVASLFRQAPAPASAMVLRETLAYSIPLNQRLSTVLPPYVNYAVVPLFALANAGVELSGGAVAAAASSRVTWAVVAGLVLGKLVGVSLGAGIVLRLVPSSRLPGLDMPRVMALGALSGMGFTISLLVAGLALEGEAVRDQARVGVLCASLLALVLATVIFRVGERLWPLPAREGEELPRGVDMGSEILFGSPEAPNVLVNYADVTYEDRWRLVEALWAIEPLVASGRLALVMRHRVTGPDSLMAALALEAAYAQHRWSSFHDSLAAMRGEVTEKRIARAAQEEGLDVEALWRRVSSAVDEPKVLRETLEVDGLTEEEGAPVLYLNGQRLHGVFNRWTLTEAVRKGEGTS from the coding sequence GTGAGCGCGACTGGGGCTGACCTCTCGGGTCTCCGGGAGAGCGTTGACAGCTACCTGAGGCGCCGTCGGAGGATTCGTGCCTTCCAGACCAACGAGACCTACGCCGCGCTGGCTCTGGCGGTTGCCACGCTCCTGGCCCTGGTGTGGGCCAATGTCGGTCACAGCTACCACGACTTCTGGGACACGCCCGCCTCGGTTTCCCTGGGACACGTCAGCGTCGAGCTGACCCTCCACGGCTGGGTGGACGAGGGGCTCATGGCAGTCTTCTTCTTCATGGTCGGTCTTGACGTGCGCCGCGACCTCACCCTGGGCGAGCTGAGGCTGCCGGGGCGTGCCCTTCTGCCTGTGGCGGCTGCGGTCGGCGGGCTGGTCGTACCGGTCGTCGTCTTCCTCGCCGTCGCCGGCGGGACAGAGGGCTCCCACGCGTGGGGGACCGTCATCTCTACAGACACCGCCTTCGCTATCGGCATGCTCGCACTGGTCGGTCCCAGGCGGGCGCCACGTCTGAGGCTGTTGCTCATGGCTTTCGCCGTCATCGACGACATCGGGGCGCTGCTGGTCATCGCCGTCTTCTACACACGCTCCCTCAACCTGGTGGCCCTGGGCCTGGCAGCCCTGGGCCTGGTTGCGGTGTGGCTCCTGGCTCGGTGGGGTGTGTGGAGGGTCCCGCCCTATCTGGTGCTCGGGGTCGCGATCTGGTATGCCCTCTACCGCTCTGGGGTCCACGCCACCCTGGCGGGCGTGCTCATCGCCCTGCTCATGCCCGTCTACAGCCTACGACGCTCCGACGTCGACGGCGCCGTGGAGGTCGCCAGCCTCTTCCGTCAGGCGCCCGCGCCAGCCAGCGCCATGGTGCTTCGCGAGACGCTGGCTTACTCTATCCCGCTCAACCAGCGTCTGTCCACGGTACTGCCTCCTTACGTCAACTACGCGGTGGTGCCGCTGTTCGCCCTGGCCAATGCCGGGGTGGAGCTGTCCGGAGGCGCTGTCGCGGCGGCCGCGTCCTCCCGGGTCACCTGGGCGGTGGTTGCCGGCCTTGTGCTGGGCAAGCTCGTCGGGGTGTCGCTGGGGGCCGGCATCGTGCTGCGACTGGTCCCCTCCTCCCGCCTTCCTGGCCTGGACATGCCACGGGTCATGGCTCTGGGGGCGCTGTCCGGCATGGGCTTCACCATCTCCTTGCTGGTTGCGGGCCTTGCCCTGGAGGGGGAGGCAGTCCGCGACCAGGCTCGTGTCGGCGTGCTGTGCGCCTCGTTGCTGGCGCTGGTGCTGGCCACCGTCATCTTCCGTGTGGGTGAGCGCCTGTGGCCGCTACCTGCCAGGGAGGGGGAGGAGCTGCCTCGTGGCGTGGACATGGGCTCCGAGATCCTCTTCGGCTCGCCTGAGGCGCCCAACGTCCTGGTCAACTACGCCGACGTCACCTACGAGGACCGGTGGCGGCTCGTGGAGGCGCTGTGGGCGATCGAGCCCCTCGTGGCCTCCGGCAGGCTCGCGCTGGTCATGCGCCACAGGGTCACCGGCCCGGACTCCCTCATGGCCGCTCTGGCCCTGGAGGCCGCCTACGCCCAGCACCGCTGGAGCTCCTTCCACGACAGCCTGGCAGCCATGCGCGGCGAGGTGACCGAGAAGCGTATCGCCCGGGCCGCTCAGGAGGAGGGGCTTGACGTGGAGGCCCTGTGGCGGCGGGTGAGCAGTGCCGTTGATGAGCCCAAGGTCCTCAGGGAGACCCTGGAGGTTGACGGCCTGACCGAGGAGGAGGGCGCTCCGGTGCTCTACCTCAACGGACAGCGCCTTCACGGGGTCTTCAACCGCTGGACGCTGACGGAGGCGGTCCGCAAGGGGGAGGGGACCTCCTGA
- a CDS encoding subtype A tannase, translated as MEMRRRTFVTAVPAATAMGVLGLAACSAGGSAGSGSSAAATQVATTSPELALDSAAWSYDSEGDVYYQLGVSYVADPQAPDYETLCICVPGPYMEASDNGDGTYTAAVSAQGSVADLTAQTAPVVLPVNTPGYSAQAPLSEYSYETVQSYMEAGLIYVHVGLRGKDSTTDSYSGNAPWGVADLKAAVRYLRYNADLLPGDTEKVYVFGHSGGGAQSAVAGASGDSDLYAPYLAALGAATTDAQGNALSDAVAGAMCWCPITSLDSANGAYEWNMGQFATTGTRAEGTWTRQYSLDLAAAYAEHLSSLGLADADGNALTLEPSDDGVYLSGTYYDHLVGVIETSLNDFLEVTTFPYTPSSTETAGMGSGAPSGEAPASEGPQGSSQGKSPEGGTETPSEGGTPLSGQAPSGDGEGGPAGAAEPGSAGSSSESTTYETVEDYIAYLNTDTEWVTYDASTNTATVTGLAGFVTSQKPPSKDVGAFDGTDRGQTENLVMGVGETSLHFSTMSQEVLTAGQSDYSSLEGWSEEHGASAYEEDMATTDSEGVDMVTRVSMYDPMYYLAQGSQGYGTSSLAPAWRIRTGITQGDTASTVEVNLALALERAGVSNVDFATVWGQGHTMAELTGTGEENFIAWVKETAAA; from the coding sequence ATGGAGATGAGACGACGCACCTTTGTCACTGCGGTTCCGGCCGCCACGGCCATGGGGGTCCTGGGGCTGGCAGCCTGCAGCGCGGGAGGCTCCGCAGGGTCCGGGTCCTCCGCCGCAGCCACGCAGGTGGCTACGACGAGTCCTGAGCTGGCTCTTGACAGCGCCGCCTGGTCCTACGACTCCGAGGGCGACGTCTACTACCAGCTTGGCGTCAGCTACGTGGCTGATCCCCAGGCGCCTGATTACGAGACCTTGTGCATCTGCGTGCCCGGGCCCTACATGGAGGCCAGTGACAACGGTGACGGGACCTACACCGCAGCAGTGAGCGCGCAGGGCTCGGTCGCCGACCTCACCGCACAGACCGCGCCCGTGGTCCTGCCGGTCAACACTCCCGGCTACTCTGCCCAGGCACCGCTCAGCGAGTACTCCTACGAGACCGTCCAGTCCTACATGGAGGCGGGCCTCATCTACGTCCACGTCGGCCTGCGCGGCAAGGACTCCACCACTGACTCCTACTCCGGCAACGCCCCCTGGGGCGTTGCCGACCTCAAGGCGGCGGTACGCTACCTGCGCTACAACGCCGACCTCCTCCCAGGAGACACAGAGAAGGTCTACGTCTTCGGTCACAGCGGTGGTGGTGCCCAGAGCGCCGTGGCCGGAGCGTCGGGCGACTCCGACCTGTACGCCCCCTACCTGGCCGCCCTGGGAGCTGCCACGACCGACGCCCAGGGCAATGCCCTGTCCGATGCTGTGGCCGGAGCCATGTGCTGGTGCCCCATCACCTCGCTGGACAGCGCCAACGGGGCCTACGAGTGGAACATGGGTCAGTTCGCCACGACCGGCACCCGTGCCGAGGGCACCTGGACCAGGCAGTACTCCTTGGACCTGGCTGCTGCTTATGCCGAGCACCTGAGCTCCCTGGGTCTGGCTGACGCGGACGGGAACGCCCTCACGCTGGAGCCCTCCGACGACGGCGTCTACCTCTCCGGCACCTACTACGACCACCTGGTGGGAGTCATCGAGACCTCGCTCAACGACTTCCTGGAGGTCACTACCTTCCCCTACACCCCCTCGTCCACGGAGACGGCGGGCATGGGCTCCGGGGCTCCCTCGGGGGAGGCACCCGCCAGCGAGGGTCCGCAGGGCTCCTCGCAGGGCAAGTCCCCCGAGGGCGGCACGGAGACTCCCTCCGAGGGTGGCACGCCTCTTTCAGGGCAGGCGCCTTCCGGAGACGGTGAGGGTGGCCCTGCGGGTGCGGCAGAGCCTGGTAGCGCTGGGAGCTCTTCAGAGTCCACCACGTATGAGACAGTCGAGGACTACATCGCCTATCTCAATACCGACACCGAGTGGGTGACCTATGACGCCTCGACAAACACGGCTACCGTGACTGGCCTGGCCGGGTTCGTCACCTCTCAGAAGCCTCCCTCCAAGGATGTGGGGGCCTTTGACGGCACTGACCGGGGCCAGACCGAGAACCTGGTTATGGGTGTGGGGGAGACCAGCCTGCACTTCTCCACCATGAGCCAGGAAGTCCTCACTGCGGGCCAGTCTGACTACTCCTCCCTGGAAGGCTGGAGCGAGGAGCACGGGGCGAGCGCCTACGAGGAGGACATGGCGACCACCGACTCCGAAGGCGTGGACATGGTTACCCGGGTCAGCATGTACGATCCCATGTACTACCTGGCCCAGGGCTCGCAGGGCTACGGTACGTCGTCACTGGCCCCGGCCTGGCGCATCCGTACCGGCATCACCCAGGGCGACACCGCCTCCACCGTGGAGGTGAACCTGGCCCTGGCCCTGGAGCGGGCAGGGGTCAGCAACGTCGACTTCGCCACCGTATGGGGGCAGGGCCATACCATGGCCGAGCTGACCGGAACCGGCGAGGAGAACTTCATCGCCTGGGTCAAGGAGACAGCAGCCGCCTGA
- a CDS encoding VOC family protein: MRPPDPSTPLGSREPPGTSTTTLAGLRTYILTFDGGARLELMARPDVADGVGGDRMGWAHVSFSLADRRSVDEMAARMREAGVRVVDGPRTTGDGYYEAALLDPEGNRVEVVAGGC, from the coding sequence TTGAGGCCGCCCGATCCTTCTACACCACTTGGTTCTCGGGAACCTCCGGGGACCTCTACCACAACCCTCGCCGGGCTGCGCACCTACATCCTGACCTTCGACGGGGGAGCGCGCCTGGAGCTGATGGCCCGCCCCGACGTCGCTGACGGGGTGGGTGGTGACCGGATGGGCTGGGCACACGTCTCCTTCTCCCTGGCTGACCGCCGGTCCGTGGACGAGATGGCCGCACGGATGCGTGAGGCCGGGGTGCGCGTCGTCGACGGACCCCGCACCACTGGTGACGGCTACTACGAGGCTGCCTTGCTGGACCCTGAGGGAAACCGGGTCGAGGTGGTCGCCGGGGGCTGCTGA
- a CDS encoding sodium-translocating pyrophosphatase: MAPVSCLALSACSAGSGSPGAQDQDGLGGGEASLVLPDLSAARVAGVDGRVLLAAGAVVCLMGLGFGLATFLRLRRLPAHGSMLEVAGLIYSTCQAYLVRQGRFLLVLWGFITAVIVIYYRALVGFTWGRVGVVVAFSLLGMGGSYLVAWFGIRVNTFANARTAFASLRGRPYPVHRIPLSAGMSVGMVLISLELLMMLVILLLLPADVAGACFVGFAVGESLGASALRIAGGIFTKIADIGADLMKIVFKIDEDDPRNPGVIADCTGDNAGDSIGPSADGFETYGVTGVALVTFVLLAVNDPAVQATLLVWLFTVRAAMILAAGTAYALNGAWTRARYAHAEQMSFEAPLSTLVWLTSLLCVVLTYLTTWLVLGGLGAGLWLRLATIVTCGTAAGALIPELVKVFTSTRSRHVRETVTSSRQGGASLNILSGVVAGSFSAYWLGMAVVGLMAASYLLGADGLDQYMLAPSVFSFGLVAFGFLGTGPVTIAVDSYGPVTDNAQSVYELSRIEEVQGIGTALSHDFGLTPQWERAKLLLEDNDGAGNTFKATAKPVLIGTAVVGATTMIFSIMIGLTDHLTTGIENLSLLHAPFLLGLVTGGAVVFWFSGASIQAVTTGASRAVAFIRGSIHLDTRTQRASAEDSRRVVEICTQYAQQGMLTIFLAVFFATLSFAFIDPYFFIGYLVSIAVFGLYQAIYMANAGGAWDNAKKVVEVDLHMKGTALHDATVIGDTVGDPFKDTSSVALNPIIKFTTLFGLLAVELAVSLTEQGARGLVAGLSVLFLLVSLVFVHRSFYAMRTAGSAAPDDLQEHDEVPEEVLAEQENPS, from the coding sequence ATGGCTCCCGTGTCCTGCCTGGCCTTGTCTGCCTGCTCGGCGGGCTCGGGGAGCCCAGGAGCCCAGGACCAGGACGGCCTTGGCGGAGGCGAGGCCAGTCTGGTCCTGCCCGACCTGTCGGCAGCCCGGGTCGCGGGCGTGGACGGAAGGGTCCTGCTGGCCGCAGGCGCGGTCGTCTGCCTGATGGGCCTGGGCTTCGGCCTGGCCACCTTCCTACGGCTGCGGCGTCTTCCTGCCCACGGCTCCATGCTTGAGGTCGCCGGGCTCATCTACTCCACCTGCCAGGCCTACCTGGTGCGCCAGGGACGGTTCCTCCTTGTCCTGTGGGGCTTCATCACCGCCGTCATCGTCATCTACTACAGGGCGCTGGTGGGATTCACCTGGGGGCGGGTAGGCGTCGTCGTGGCCTTCTCGCTGCTGGGTATGGGTGGGTCCTACCTGGTGGCCTGGTTCGGTATCCGGGTCAACACCTTCGCCAACGCCCGGACGGCCTTCGCCTCCCTGCGGGGGCGGCCCTACCCGGTGCACCGCATCCCCCTGAGCGCAGGCATGAGCGTCGGGATGGTCCTCATCAGCCTGGAGCTGCTCATGATGCTGGTCATCCTGCTCCTGCTTCCCGCCGACGTGGCCGGTGCCTGCTTCGTCGGGTTCGCCGTGGGGGAGTCCCTGGGCGCCTCGGCCCTGCGGATCGCCGGGGGCATCTTCACCAAGATCGCCGACATCGGCGCGGACCTGATGAAGATCGTGTTCAAGATCGACGAGGACGACCCCCGCAACCCCGGTGTCATCGCCGACTGCACCGGGGACAACGCCGGGGACTCGATCGGCCCCAGCGCCGACGGCTTCGAGACCTACGGGGTCACGGGTGTGGCGCTGGTGACCTTTGTCCTCCTGGCGGTCAACGACCCTGCCGTCCAGGCCACGCTGCTGGTGTGGCTGTTCACCGTGCGTGCAGCCATGATCCTGGCGGCGGGGACGGCGTACGCGCTCAACGGCGCCTGGACCAGGGCGCGCTACGCGCACGCGGAGCAGATGAGCTTTGAGGCGCCCCTGTCCACACTGGTGTGGCTGACCTCGCTGCTGTGCGTGGTGCTGACCTACCTGACCACGTGGCTCGTCCTGGGCGGGCTGGGCGCAGGCCTGTGGCTGCGGCTGGCCACGATCGTGACCTGCGGGACCGCAGCCGGGGCACTCATCCCCGAGCTGGTCAAGGTCTTCACCTCCACCAGGTCCCGTCACGTGCGTGAGACCGTCACCTCCTCACGCCAGGGCGGTGCGAGCCTCAACATCCTCTCTGGTGTGGTGGCGGGCAGCTTCTCCGCCTATTGGCTGGGCATGGCCGTCGTCGGCCTCATGGCGGCGTCCTACCTGCTCGGAGCCGACGGGCTTGACCAGTACATGCTGGCCCCCAGCGTGTTCTCCTTCGGCCTGGTCGCCTTCGGCTTCCTGGGGACAGGGCCGGTGACGATCGCGGTGGACTCCTACGGGCCGGTGACGGACAACGCCCAGAGCGTCTACGAGCTCTCCCGTATTGAGGAGGTCCAGGGTATCGGCACCGCGCTGTCCCACGACTTTGGCCTCACCCCCCAGTGGGAGCGGGCCAAGCTCCTCCTGGAGGACAACGACGGTGCCGGCAACACCTTCAAGGCCACGGCCAAGCCGGTGCTCATCGGCACCGCCGTCGTCGGGGCGACCACCATGATCTTCTCCATCATGATCGGCCTGACCGACCACCTCACCACCGGTATCGAGAACCTCTCCCTGCTTCACGCCCCCTTCCTCCTGGGGCTGGTGACCGGCGGCGCCGTCGTCTTCTGGTTCTCCGGTGCCTCGATCCAGGCCGTCACCACCGGCGCCAGCAGGGCCGTGGCCTTCATCCGCGGCTCCATCCACCTGGACACCCGGACCCAGCGGGCCAGCGCCGAGGACTCGCGCCGGGTCGTGGAGATCTGCACCCAGTACGCCCAGCAGGGGATGCTCACGATCTTCCTCGCCGTCTTCTTTGCTACCTTGTCCTTCGCCTTCATCGACCCCTACTTCTTTATCGGCTACCTCGTGTCCATCGCCGTCTTCGGCCTCTACCAGGCCATCTACATGGCCAACGCGGGCGGGGCGTGGGACAACGCCAAGAAGGTGGTCGAGGTGGACCTGCACATGAAGGGCACCGCCCTGCACGACGCCACCGTCATCGGTGACACTGTGGGTGACCCGTTCAAGGACACCTCCTCCGTGGCGCTCAACCCCATCATCAAGTTCACGACCCTCTTCGGGCTGCTGGCCGTCGAGCTGGCGGTGAGCCTGACGGAGCAGGGGGCGAGGGGGCTGGTGGCAGGCCTGTCCGTCCTGTTCCTCCTGGTCTCGCTCGTCTTCGTCCACCGGTCCTTCTACGCCATGCGTACCGCAGGCTCCGCAGCACCCGACGACCTCCAGGAGCACGACGAGGTCCCGGAAGAGGTCCTGGCAGAGCAGGAGAACCCGTCATGA
- a CDS encoding glycosyltransferase family 1 protein translates to MSIVIKRDDVVISADGQVAGHEAGDTLVRRLLRIFPDAVLVGPVARRGTSRRTGGGADGGDGGLGDAPGSVPGGRTTGAGGADRSGPGDFDILPLGMVDPRSSVIINMDVVDSPQVYLRLGGDGDLGDPAGRSGPRVMNFVWTPVSDGADEVTTAATALSCALFPTFANSERTASEIREVVRRWTVPQLAEKARLAWVNLGFRLDHIQPRDPADPPVVLYPAIYLSRNKRPELFLKVVDRVRRRVPLRVEMRLHESHLVSERAMVVSRRDWVWVGPLTATRSSYWQALARTTAFLATAQEESYGLLYVEALGAGVVGVLPDLPWARALVPQGYPFLYRGAAQAEEMLIRALRDPQACRAQMDQCAGGSFAAWIAAHHSDDAFDRAVAHRVREWFGT, encoded by the coding sequence ATGAGCATCGTCATCAAGCGCGACGACGTCGTCATCAGCGCCGACGGCCAGGTGGCTGGCCACGAGGCGGGCGACACCCTGGTGCGGAGGCTGCTGCGCATCTTCCCCGACGCGGTCCTTGTAGGCCCTGTGGCCAGACGAGGTACAAGCCGTCGCACCGGTGGCGGTGCCGACGGGGGTGACGGAGGTCTCGGTGACGCCCCTGGCAGCGTTCCTGGTGGCCGCACCACTGGCGCCGGTGGTGCCGACCGCAGCGGCCCGGGGGACTTCGACATCTTGCCGCTGGGGATGGTGGACCCGCGCAGCAGCGTGATCATCAACATGGACGTGGTGGACTCCCCCCAGGTCTACCTCCGCCTGGGCGGAGACGGAGACCTGGGAGACCCTGCTGGGCGCAGTGGCCCACGGGTCATGAACTTTGTCTGGACGCCGGTGTCCGACGGCGCGGACGAGGTCACGACGGCTGCGACAGCGCTGTCCTGCGCGCTGTTTCCCACCTTCGCCAACTCCGAGCGCACCGCCTCCGAGATCCGTGAGGTGGTGCGCCGCTGGACCGTCCCCCAGCTGGCGGAGAAGGCCCGCCTGGCCTGGGTCAACCTGGGGTTCCGCCTGGACCACATCCAGCCCCGCGACCCGGCTGACCCCCCGGTCGTGCTCTACCCGGCGATCTACCTGTCACGCAACAAGAGGCCGGAACTCTTCCTTAAGGTGGTGGACCGTGTCCGCAGGCGGGTGCCACTGAGGGTGGAGATGCGTCTGCACGAGTCCCACCTGGTCTCCGAGCGCGCCATGGTCGTGTCCCGGCGGGACTGGGTGTGGGTGGGGCCGCTGACCGCCACGCGCTCCTCCTACTGGCAGGCCCTGGCGCGCACGACGGCTTTCCTGGCCACCGCCCAGGAGGAGTCCTACGGCCTGCTCTACGTCGAGGCCCTGGGCGCGGGTGTGGTCGGTGTGCTGCCGGACCTTCCGTGGGCGAGGGCGCTGGTGCCCCAGGGCTACCCGTTCCTCTACCGCGGCGCGGCCCAGGCCGAGGAGATGCTGATCCGTGCCCTGCGTGACCCACAGGCCTGCCGTGCCCAGATGGACCAGTGCGCGGGCGGCTCCTTCGCGGCCTGGATCGCGGCCCACCACTCCGACGACGCCTTTGACCGGGCTGTCGCCCACCGGGTGCGGGAGTGGTTCGGCACCTAG